A genomic region of Phragmites australis chromosome 2, lpPhrAust1.1, whole genome shotgun sequence contains the following coding sequences:
- the LOC133894837 gene encoding thylakoid lumenal 17.9 kDa protein, chloroplastic, whose translation MTSGPGKSFRPGPLSCRTILHAPIEWRAAWRRDKIDVVNGDKSPPGEMPPASPAPAPCPPAPVVAPISSGLRLFSSVAPVALAAALVCGAGPVAAVPAAQANPFARAPPSLQGKPFSSTPYAQSQKLQLGLDKFGKIRPCPSTNPGCVSTNPMGSTSSFASPLLIPESSAGDKAVISLRQAVEKTQRNVTFKVDQDTPNGHYIEAEMDGGVGRDVMEFLVKKEAGVVAYRCIATKVTFVYPFTTAVGDSKGQKQRIADISQELGWYAPDIQSSMDSDDVDYPS comes from the exons ATGACTTCAGGCCCAGGAAAATCATTCCGGCCCGGCCCATTGAGTTGCCGTACTATTTTGCACGCTCCAATCGAGTGGCGCGCAGCGTGGAGGAGGGATAAGATCGATGTCGTGAACGGCGACAAGAGCCCGCCGGGAGAGATGCCTCCAGCGAGCCCCGCTCCGGCGCCGTGTCCACCGGCTCCGGTAGTGGCACCGATTAGTAGCGGGCTGCGGCTCTTCTCCTCCGTTGCGCCGGTGGCGCTAGCCGCCGCGCTCGTCTGCGGCGCTGGCCCCGTCGCCGCCGTCCCGGCCGCTCAGGCCAACCCGTTTGCCCGTGCTCCTCCGTCCCTGCAGGGAAAGCCCTTCTCCTCCACTCCGTACGCGCAGTCCCAGAAGCTGCAGCTTGGCCTCGACAAGTTCGG AAAGATCAGGCCATGCCCGTCCACCAACCCGGGGTGCGTGTCCACCAACCCGATGGGCTCTACTTCCTCCTTCGCCTCCCCGCTGCTCATCCCGGAATCGTCCGCCGGGGACAAGGCCGTCATC TCGTTGCGGCAAGCCGTCGAGAAGACGCAGAGGAATGTGACCTTCAAGGTTGATCAAGACACGCCTAATG GTCACTACATCGAGGCGGAGATGGACGGCGGCGTCGGCCGCGACGTGATGGAGTTTCTGGTGAAGAAAGAGGCCGGCGTCGTGGCGTACCGGTGCATCGCCACCAAGGTCACCTTCGTCTACCCCTTCACCACCGCCGTCGGCGACTCCAAGGGGCAGAAGCAGAGGATTGCCGACATCTCCCAGGAGCTCGGATGGTACGCTCCAGACATCCAATCCTCCATGGACTCCGACGACGTCGATTATCCTAGCTAG
- the LOC133894821 gene encoding uncharacterized protein LOC133894821 — protein MDVFNGVRFVRLRCCARRGNYLAAGVDGQDVCLSSQRGLHNAVWAVQHAAGPDGGPCVLFRGAYGRYLLATDLQADTGPSHGVAAAQDDLSYNPPPPGMLWQAIRRRSTFVIRSSTGRYLRANGRYLRWRRAITVAGDNGSTMMQWAIENVPIRMTRPCILDPTYQLTHPRRPPPTESEVARQIRYVRGDANGNINEGAWRMMQLYTNNLMQLRLTLACCMGASRDVTRTTLCIRAGRYGQLSPLLIDLPIGNNRIDIVVLTHGTQADDDLRYPDLNAPRVEDSSKDS, from the exons ATGGATGTGTTCAACGGCGTGCGATTCGTGCGGCTGCGGTGCTGCGCGCGCCGCGGCAACTacctcgccgccggcgtcgaCGGCCAGGACGTCTGCCTCTCCAGCCAGCGAGGCCTGCACAATGCGGTGTGGGCCGTCCAGCACGCGGCGGGTCCCGACGGCGGGCCCTGCGTCCTCTTCCGCGGAGCCTACGGTCGCTACCTCCTCGCCACCGACCTCCAGGCGGACACCGGGCCATCCCACGGCGTCGCGGCCGCGCAGGACGACCTCAGCTAcaacccgccgccgccggggatGCTGTGGCAGGCGATCCGCAGGAGGAGCACCTTCGTCATCCGGAGCAGCACGGGGCGCTACCTTCGCGCCAACGGGAGGTACCTCCGGTGGCGCAGGGCCATCACCGTCGCCGGGGACAACGGCAGCACGATGATGCAGTGGGCCATCGAGAACGTTCCCATCAGGATGACGCGCCCCTGCATTCTTGATCCAACATACCAG CTGACGCATCCGCGCCGTCCTCCGCCGACCGAGAGCGAGGTGGCTCGGCAGATCCGGTACGTCCGCGGCGACGCCAACGGGAATATCAACGAGGGAGCCTGGCGGATGATGCAGCTCTACACCAACAACCTGATGCAGCTACGGCTCACCTTGGCATGCTGCATGGGCGCGAGCAGGGACGTGACCCGCACCACCCTCTGCATCCGGGCAGGCCGCTACGGGCAGCTCAGCCCTCTGCTCATCGACCTGCCCATTGGCAACAACCGCATCGACATCGTCGTCCTCACCCACGGGACAcaag CGGACGACGATTTGCGGTACCCAGATTTGAATGCTCCTAGGGTAGAAGATAGCAGCAAGGACTCCTGA